A part of Clarias gariepinus isolate MV-2021 ecotype Netherlands chromosome 14, CGAR_prim_01v2, whole genome shotgun sequence genomic DNA contains:
- the adoa gene encoding 2-aminoethanethiol (cysteamine) dioxygenase a, producing the protein MPRNSSKPPSLIQKIATQAQVTFKNCGDGKDLLASLAELRALLSHIRAADLNVAPPKTKKGSGSGTRACRTAPVTYMHICETRAFSMGVFSLRSGVSIPLHDHPGMNGMLKVLYGKVRVQCFDKLEGTPDPDPDPDLELELGSVSGAGSETVQKDAVCRAALRSSGEFTQQSAPCVLSPRRDNLHQIDALDGPAAFLDILAPPYDPDDGRDCHYYRLLRTVRKNEDDKQGEETAWLLEIPQPEEFWCGGEPYPGPKVTV; encoded by the coding sequence ATGCCACGGAACAGCAGTAAGCCCCCTTCACTCATCCAGAAAATCGCGACCCAAGCGCAGGTCACGTTTAAGAACTGCGGCGACGGTAAGGATCTGCTGGCGAGCTTGGCGGAGTTGCGCGCGCTGCTGAGCCACATCAGGGCCGCAGATCTGAACGTCGCGCCGCCGAAGACGAAGAAGGGCTCCGGCTCGGGGACGCGGGCGTGCCGCACAGCTCCGGTCACCTACATGCACATCTGCGAGACCCGTGCCTTCAGCATGGGCGTGTTCTCTCTCCGGAGTGGTGTGTCCATCCCTCTCCATGACCACCCAGGAATGAACGGCATGCTCAAGGTGCTCTACGGCAAGGTCCGGGTACAATGTTTCGACAAGCTCGAAGGGACCCCTGATCCTGATCCGGATCCTGATCTTGAGCTTGAGCTTGGCTCGGTCTCCGGGGCTGGGAGTGAGACCGTGCAGAAGGACGCGGTGTGCCGGGCCGCGCTGCGCTCCAGCGGTGAGTTCACGCAGCAGAGCGCGCCGTGCGTGCTCAGCCCCCGCAGGGACAACCTGCACCAGATCGACGCGCTCGACGGACCCGCCGCCTTCCTGGACATCCTGGCACCGCCGTACGACCCGGATGACGGCAGGGACTGTCACTACTACCGACTTTTACGCACCGTCAGAAAGAACGAGGACGATAAACAGGGAGAGGAGACCGCCTGGCTTTTAGAGATCCCCCAACCGGAGGAGTTCTGGTGCGGGGGCGAGCCTTACCCTGGCCCTAAAGTCACCGTCTAG